From a single Tetrapisispora phaffii CBS 4417 chromosome 15, complete genome genomic region:
- the FMP45 gene encoding Fmp45p (similar to Saccharomyces cerevisiae FMP45 (YDL222C) and YNL194C; ancestral locus Anc_2.55), protein MLFKRFVNFLTLLFLLGAGLLTFFIILSGSHNSGTLKSFYWFEANTFGFNDASIITRWYDYEFCGYLNDNLVNCSSRAPAKPFSPKDNFGASDNMPSSFLNNRDTYYYLSRVAWAMLLIGLVFICLSIIPIFINIFKLVPGIVIWSTVATWLAFFFIILSACLYTGCYVKARKNFHHDGRHAKLGAKNFAFIWTSVFLLLISIVWTTLLSTLFTRDDHYRKSNYNVASTTVDAEESGIPYNPGAPQPQARDIPTHKKRFFTTLKTRKIHESDIPEDLENVSPANNINPVVS, encoded by the coding sequence ATGCTTTTTAAAAGGTTTGTTAATTTTCTAACTTTATTATTCCTATTAGGAGCTGGGTTACTGAcgttttttattattctgtCAGGCTCACATAATTCAGGAACACTTAAGAGTTTCTATTGGTTTGAGGCAAATACTTTTGGTTTTAACGATGCGTCTATAATTACCAGATGGTATGATTATGAATTCTGTGGTTATCTGAATGATAATTTAGTTAACTGCTCGTCAAGAGCTCCTGCTAAACCTTTTTCTCCAAAAGATAACTTTGGTGCGAGCGATAATATGCCATCAAGCTTTCTAAACAACAGAGATACGTATTACTATCTTTCAAGAGTGGCATGGGCCATGCTTTTGATTGGACTGGTCTTCATCTGCCTTTCGATTATTCCgatattcattaatatcttcaaattgGTGCCAGGAATAGTGATTTGGTCAACTGTCGCTACTTGGTTagctttctttttcatCATACTGTCAGCCTGTTTATATACAGGTTGCTACGTAAAGGCAAGGAAGAATTTTCATCATGACGGCAGACATGCAAAATTGGGTGCCAAGAATTTTGCATTCATCTGGACCAGTGTATTTCTGTTATTGATTAGTATTGTGTGGACCACGTTACTGTCGACACTATTTACTCGCGACGACCATTACAGAAAGAGTAACTATAATGTTGCTTCAACAACCGTGGATGCAGAAGAATCGGGTATCCCATATAATCCTGGGGCACCTCAACCTCAGGCCAGAGATATTCCTACTCATAAGAAGAGGTTCTTCACTACCCTTAAAACCAGAAAGATTCATGAGTCAGATATCCCAGAGGATCTAGAAAATGTGAGCCCTgctaataatataaatccAGTAGTCTCGTAA
- the HBT1 gene encoding Hbt1p (similar to Saccharomyces cerevisiae YNL195C and HBT1 (YDL223C); ancestral locus Anc_2.54), with translation MPGNFDQEHTTKAFSTTIPIESELPPRNNFSDNGAPSESEHLDSNPFVKGIKESDKNDIIKETDNAGSRSENLQATGTEMKNSMQRDQNKVSIDSNSQFPSVLKSSSHKSEPILSQTVNSSNKNGIWNDEYMNREETDSSMKKSTTIGTTANAERNSSTETKTKNMEDQGLQRTRTGSRSGSRSRGSRKGSMSRSSVSRPGTTQFENEIMEAQRRKQRQRSIGSEDIGSYATIIGNSPSMIDPAVNTYGYKSIPTHKTMSTKSGAAGYMLDRNVSKGSSNALRGTSSESSESSESSESSEDVGNYTVENTKGMKHNYKKSTPRSELRKKTSNVEETVIEQTRFGKFKKTFMRPTL, from the coding sequence ATGCCTGGTAACTTTGACCAAGAACATACTACCAAAGCATTCAGTACAACAATACCAATAGAATCAGAGTTACCTCCACGCAATAATTTCTCAGACAATGGTGCTCCTTCAGAATCTGAACATTTGGACAGTAATCCTTTTGTCAAAGGTATTAAAGAAAGCGATAAAAACGATATCATCAAGGAAACAGATAACGCAGGTTCGAGAAGTGAGAATTTACAAGCCACAGGGACTGAAATGAAGAACTCGATGCAAAGGGATCAAAACAAAGTATCCATTGATTCCAATAGTCAATTTCCAAGTGTACTTAAATCTTCATCCCACAAATCTGAACCTATATTATCGCAAACTGTTAATTCAAGCAACAAAAATGGCATTTGGAATGACGAGTACATGAATAGAGAAGAGACGGATTcatcaatgaaaaaatCAACTACTATTGGAACTACCGCAAATGCCGAACGCAACTCAAGCACAGAGACTAAGACAAAAAACATGGAAGATCAAGGATTACAAAGAACAAGGACAGGGTCAAGATCTGGATCAAGATCCAGAGGGTCCAGAAAGGGTTCAATGTCCAGATCTTCAGTGAGTAGACCGGGTACTACGCAATTTGAGAATGAGATAATGGAAGCACAGCGCAGAAAACAGCGTCAAAGGAGCATTGGTTCCGAGGATATTGGTTCTTATGCAACAATTATAGGAAATTCACCAAGTATGATTGATCCCGCTGTTAATACATATGGATATAAGTCCATACCAACGCATAAAACAATGTCAACCAAAAGCGGTGCAGCCGGTTATATGTTAGACAGGAACGTTTCGAAGGGTTCTTCGAATGCGTTGCGTGGCACTTCATCAGAATCTTCAGAATCTTCAGAATCCTCAGAATCCTCAGAAGATGTAGGTAACTATACTGTTGAAAATACTAAAGGTATGAAACATAACTATAAAAAGAGCACACCAAGAAGTGAACTGAGGAAGAAGACATCGAACGTTGAAGAAACTGTTATCGAACAAACGAGATTTggtaaatttaaaaagaCATTTATGAGACCAACTTTGTGA
- the TPHA0O01720 gene encoding uncharacterized protein (similar to Saccharomyces cerevisiae WHI4 (YDL224C) and WHI3 (YNL197C); ancestral locus Anc_2.52), translated as MPLIHETETLNDTSMMFQNENRGEYQTTNTSIPALGDLSPKHKQALGLHTVNGSNFKGQQSPLQLTSMLNSLTLSQDNQAVANMRNYNGPFVLILRNLPNEISLRECHAVFALAHNILSMELVKSENSEKDEPFLKVQIDSLVNAASYAMILSSKSDIFGPDCPMKSYVELFDQPTNQQVPYNELSQLNQSYRLGSDLNNLHNFKNIIPLAANSNIPSVFDGSTLPKKSRFSFSDNFSNESNLVNNTTENQHVSTGNSLNPQGSQSIPGHPQSFQELSATSSMQQGNVGKSILMMESDDINDAIWGSNGITFNNATTGSNSTVPMFEWNSGGSRKQNNLFGFSQQTNNMPNQSVQGSTAQLSNISSDGYLPANNNISSFGIPPSVNSSTQQMLSPLDSTLPANQHHPNISSQSSTFNINDKLSTDSQAAKNQSQTPHRMQPMRNTRNSQESIGLQKNSSTPSLSYSNLANTGAISQADLSLLAKVPPPANPADQNPPCNTLYVGNLPSDATEQELRQLFSVQQGFRRLSFRNKNNNGNGHGPICFVEFDDVSFATRALAELYGSQLPSATVSNKGGIRLSFSKNPLGVRGPNNRRNTSTPTLNGSSNSNNYSYIGNYGK; from the coding sequence atgcCACTGATACACGAAACTGAAACTTTAAATGACACATCAATGatgtttcaaaatgaaaatagaGGAGAATATCAAACAACAAATACATCCATCCCAGCGTTAGGCGATTTATCACCAAAACATAAACAAGCTTTAGGTCTTCATACTGTCAATGGTTCAAACTTTAAAGGCCAACAATCTCCATTGCAATTAACTTCAATGCTAAATTCCCTTACATTAAGTCAGGATAACCAAGCAGTTGCCAACATGCGTAACTATAATGGTCCATTTGTTCTAATCTTAAGGAATTTGCCAAATGAAATTAGTTTAAGAGAATGTCACGCTGTGTTTGCTTTAGCCCACAATATCTTAAGCATGGAACTTGTCAAATCTGAAAACTCAGAAAAAGATGAACCATTCCTTAAAGTCCAAATTGACTCATTGGTTAATGCAGCTAGTTATGCAATGATTTTAAGTTCAAAATCTGATATATTTGGTCCTGATTGTCCAATGAAGTCATACGTTGAATTATTTGACCAACCAACTAATCAGCAGGTGccatataatgaattatcaCAGCTCAACCAATCTTATAGATTAGGTTCTGATTTGAACAATTTGCATAATTTTAAGAATATCATTCCTTTGGCTGCTAATTCCAACATCCCAAGTGTTTTTGATGGTTCTACGTTACCAAAGAAATCGAGGTTCTCTTTCAGcgataatttttctaatgaATCTAATTTGGTAAACAACACTACCGAGAATCAACATGTCTCAACAGGTAATTCACTAAATCCACAAGGTTCTCAATCCATTCCTGGCCATCCTCAATCATTTCAAGAACTATCAGCAACCAGCTCCATGCAACAAGGTAATGTTGGAAAGTCTATTTTAATGATGGAATCTGATGACATTAATGATGCTATTTGGGGTTCTAATGGAATTACTTTCAACAATGCTACTACCGGGTCAAACTCCACCGTTCCAATGTTTGAATGGAATTCAGGAGGAAGCAggaaacaaaataatttatttggaTTCAGTCAACAAACTAATAACATGCCAAACCAATCAGTTCAAGGAAGTACTGCTCAGCTATCGAATATATCGAGTGATGGATATTTACCagcaaataataacatttcATCCTTCGGAATACCACCTTCAGTAAATTCTTCAACTCAGCAAATGTTATCTCCTTTGGATTCAACTTTGCCAGCCAATCAACATCATCCTAATATAAGTTCTCAATCTTCAACTTTTAAcattaatgataaattgaGTACTGATAGTCAAGCAGCCAAGAACCAATCTCAAACACCTCATAGGATGCAACCTATGAGAAACACCAGAAACTCACAAGAATCAATTGGCTTACAAAAGAATTCTTCAACTCCCTCACTATCATATAGCAATTTAGCCAATACTGGTGCCATATCGCAAGCTGACTTATCGTTGTTAGCCAAAGTTCCACCACCTGCCAATCCAGCTGATCAAAACCCACCATGTAACACTTTATATGTTGGTAACTTACCATCTGATGCTACTGAACAAGAATTAAGGCAACTATTTTCTGTACAACAAGGTTTCAGAAGACTGTCgtttagaaataaaaacaacaacGGCAATGGTCACGGTCCAATCTGTtttgttgaatttgatGATGTAAGTTTTGCCACAAGAGCTTTAGCGGAATTATATGGTAGCCAATTACCATCTGCTACTGTAAGCAATAAAGGTGGTATTAGATTAAGTTTTTCTAAAAACCCATTAGGAGTTAGAGGTCCCAACAACAGAAGGAATACTAGCACTCCAACATTAAATGGATCAtcaaattctaataattaTAGCTACATTGGCAATTACGGCAAATAG
- the SHS1 gene encoding septin SHS1 (similar to Saccharomyces cerevisiae SHS1 (YDL225W); ancestral locus Anc_2.51), producing MSEFDSAKLARRKKENKRGIAYSVLLCGRDGLGKTTFANNLLESNIFTHKYNTSAESDLGSSVGPENERIKIIKPTKVVSYNSKNGIPTFMSDLDAKRANFEPGVTITSTTVDINTSSDAGNAVDDDEDTIILNIVNTHGLGENLDDTLCFDELTNYLEQQFDIVLAEETRIRRNPRFEDTRVHVIVYFIEPTGHGLQELDIELMKRLSNYANVLPVIAKGDSFTKEEMKTFKKNILKDIDYFNIPVYQFKVDEDEDDLETIEENQILASLQPFSIICSDVRDSDGNYIRSYPWGTVIIDSYKNKDKGNNSELEVVKNVLFGSHLQEFKDTTQNLLYENYRAEKLSSVASPQINASKPSTFAANSGNPIDRNSTVPSLSNFTSFVNTGKFASQQTLALVEQDSTPENDKSNASKFVGESIEESPIKQMSQTLKHHNEEIIKNIKKEAPNMTSPDMNEKSKLRNMSETVPYVLRHERIIARQQKLEELEAQSAKELQKRIQDLEKKAQTLKLKEKLLRQEHLERAQGKESSQSSLGSAFAGTGQLKKEETLTDLASIVSGQK from the coding sequence ATGAGTGAATTCGACAGTGCTAAATTGGCTCGTAGAAAAAAGGAGAATAAGCGTGGGATTGCATATTCAGTTTTATTATGTGGTAGAGACGGTCTAGGTAAGACTACGTTTGCCAACAACTTGTTGGAATCGAATATATTCACCCATAAATACAATACTTCAGCAGAATCGGATTTAGGATCAAGTGTTGGTCCAGAAAATGAAAGGattaaaatcatcaaaCCAACTAAAGTGGTTTCTTACAATTCGAAAAATGGTATACCAACATTCATGTCTGATCTAGATGCAAAGAGGGCAAACTTTGAGCCGGGCGTCACAATCACCTCCACTACAGTGGACATTAACACTAGCAGTGATGCTGGCAATGCTGTTGATGACGACGAAGATACTATCATATTAAATATAGTGAATACACATGGTCTTGGTGAAAATTTAGATGATACGTTATGTTTCGATGAATTGACTAATTATTTAGAACAACAATTCGATATTGTTTTAGCGGAAGAGACTAGAATCAGAAGAAACCCAAGGTTTGAAGATACAAGAGTACATGTAATCGTGTATTTCATTGAACCAACAGGTCACGGTTTGCAAGAACTTGATATTGAACTAATGAAAAGGCTTTCTAATTATGCAAACGTTTTACCGGTCATTGCCAAAGGTGACTCATTCACTAAGGAAGAAAtgaaaacttttaaaaaaaatatactaaaGGACATCGATTACTTCAATATTCCAGTTTATCAATTCAAAGTTGACGAGGATGAGGATGATTTAGAAACTATTGAAGAGAATCAAATACTTGCCTCCCTACAACCTTTCTCAATTATCTGCTCAGATGTAAGGGACTCGGATGGTAATTACATTAGGTCATATCCATGGGGTACTGTAATAATAGACAGTTATAAAAACAAGGATAAGGGAAATAATTCTGAATTAGAAGTTGTTAAAAACGTCTTGTTTGGTTCTCATCTGcaagaatttaaagatacTACACAAAATCTACTTTACGAAAACTATCGTGCTGAAAAATTGTCATCTGTTGCAAGTCCACAAATCAATGCTTCAAAACCATCAACTTTCGCTGCTAACTCTGGAAATCCTATTGACAGAAATTCGACAGTTCCAAGTTTAAGCAATTTCACTTCTTTTGTTAATACTGGTAAATTTGCTTCTCAGCAAACGTTGGCTTTGGTTGAGCAGGACAGTACAccagaaaatgataaatcgAATGCTTCTAAATTCGTTGGTGAAAGTATTGAAGAGTCTCCAATTAAACAAATGTCGCAAACTTTGAAACATcataatgaagaaataatcaaaaatattaaaaaggAAGCACCAAATATGACCTCCCCAGATAtgaatgaaaaatcaaagcTAAGAAATATGTCAGAGACTGTTCCATATGTTCTAAGGCATGAACGTATAATTGCTAGACAACAAAAATTAGAAGAGCTTGAGGCACAATCTGCTAAAGAATTACAGAAAAGAATTCAagatttagaaaaaaaagCACAAACCTTGAAGCTAAaggaaaaattattaagaCAAGAACATTTAGAAAGAGCTCAGGGAAAAGAAAGTTCCCAGTCATCTTTAGGCTCTGCATTCGCCGGGACTGGCCAgttgaagaaagaagaaacgCTTACTGACTTAGCCTCCATTGTATCAGGTCAAAAATAG
- the TPHA0O01740 gene encoding uncharacterized protein (similar to Saccharomyces cerevisiae GCR2 (YNL199C); ancestral locus Anc_2.50), whose protein sequence is MESIFDIGKQNTDYADLFILDNINTNTDIEIKGRKRRFTYSDADADVLYTDLINFKDSEGLGNTSKRLHKSSKNDRRNRKSRTKSSSHYDMDYSKGSNSTIESELEIQPIPTPVSISSLSTNSYHQQDQDELAIITENYSKIIEEKNQRILNLEKSIDEILHEKKFLKQLLLENFGYLRRTLNESRDP, encoded by the coding sequence ATGGAGAGTATCTTTGATATAGGAAAACAGAATACCGATTATGCCGATTTATTCATCttagataatataaatacaaacaCTGATATAGAAATAAAGGGGAGGAAGAGAAGATTCACATACTCAGATGCTGATGCTGACGTTTTATATACAGATCTAATCAATTTTAAGGATAGCGAAGGACTTGGAAATACGTCAAAGAGATTACATAAGTCATCGAAAAACGAtagaagaaatagaaaatcTAGAACTAAGAGTTCTAGTCATTATGATATGGATTATAGTAAAGGAAGCAATTCAACAATTGAATCAGAGTTGGAAATTCAACCAATCCCAACCCCAGTATCAATATCGTCACTATCAACCAATTCCTATCACCAGCAAGACCAAGATGAATTGGCAATCATTACtgaaaattattcaaagatAATAGAAGAGAAGAATCaaagaatattaaatttagagAAGAGTATCGATGAGATTTTGCATGAGAAGaagtttttaaaacaattacTTTTAGAAAACTTTGGTTACTTAAGGAGGACTTTAAATGAGTCGAGGGATCCATAA
- the SPS19 gene encoding 2,4-dienoyl-CoA reductase (NADPH) (similar to Saccharomyces cerevisiae SPS19 (YNL202W); ancestral locus Anc_2.47), with the protein MVNTLNPSFVTGSSWKPDLFKGKVAFITGGAGTICRVQAEALILLGCKVAIVGRDAQKTAEVCDELNQLDPEKGAAGSKALSLCNIDVRNYDQMVSAVKQTVSVYGRIDFVICGAAGNFICDLTNLSANAFKTVIDIDLIGSYNTIKATFDELYKSRGSIIFVSATFHYYGVPFQSHVGAAKAGIDALSQAIAVEWGPLGIRSNCIAPGAISGTEGFKRLTLKEHRENLENNKSNGGKATNPLVGKIPLGRLGTTKDIAEATVFLFSPSASYITGTVTVVDGGMWHLGTIFGDKMYPDMLKEKMKLPTRDLDHKL; encoded by the coding sequence atggTAAACACGTTAAATCCCAGTTTTGTTACCGGCAGTTCCTGGAAACCAGATCTATTTAAAGGCAAAGTGGCTTTTATCACAGGTGGCGCAGGTACGATCTGCAGGGTACAGGCAGAGGCGTTGATATTGCTGGGTTGCAAAGTTGCTATAGTCGGTAGAGATGCTCAAAAGACAGCAGAGGTTTGCGATGAGCTCAATCAATTAGATCCAGAAAAGGGTGCAGCAGGTTCAAAGGCGTTATCACTATGTAATATAGATGTACGGAATTATGATCAGATGGTAAGTGCAGTTAAACAGACGGTCAGCGTATATGGCAGGATTGATTTTGTCATATGTGGAGCTGCCGGAAATTTCATTTGCGATTTGACGAATTTATCGGCAAACGCATTCAAAACAGTAATTGATATTGACTTAATTGGCAGTTATAACACAATAAAAGCCACATTCgatgaattatataaatcacGGGGGTCAATTATATTCGTATCGGCTACATTCCATTATTATGGCGTTCCATTTCAGTCACATGTTGGTGCAGCAAAGGCAGGTATCGATGCGTTATCACAGGCAATTGCCGTTGAATGGGGTCCGTTAGGAATTAGATCTAATTGTATTGCCCCAGGGGCAATTTCTGGTACAGAAGGTTTTAAAAGACTGACTTTGAAAGAACATCGTGAGAATcttgaaaacaataaatcTAATGGAGGTAAAGCCACCAATCCCCTGGTAGGGAAAATTCCGTTAGGTAGATTAGGTACTACAAAAGACATTGCAGAAGCTActgtatttttattttcaccATCAGCTTCGTATATTACGGGAACTGTGACAGTCGTAGACGGCGGTATGTGGCACCTAGGAACGATCTTTGGTGACAAAATGTACCCTGATATGTTGAAAGAGAAAATGAAGCTCCCAACAAGAGATTTAGATCACAAACTTTAG
- the HO gene encoding Hop (similar to Saccharomyces cerevisiae HO (YDL227C); ancestral locus Anc_2.42) has translation MFEDGTRVMMADGRSKDISELRANDYLMAEDGAPVKVTGVIKDSQSTYEIVHKTKHRAFEGEAATNDPLRKIIYQRLSFNCTLTHDLVLRTPAKPMIENDFTKNIYRVRYRTLDKVNTDDGRIINIPKQHKKYFKMTPEGKTDAENFRDEMERQCGEFLNYNLQVRDLDLMMPLLRITTYLRFSPLTSGNGVLSQFLTGTKHLNTKAVLQMAWMLGLWIGDGTTNEPQITVDSFDTSLIDALNENSKPWGIYPTYKDEAFASRCKHVSLHYGQEAGENRVYRNLRKNNPFWNVVTSLKFKRDGDGGKQIPTFMWSEDEEVREAFMAGLIDADGYVCKWTEKTGNLKVSIQTIYPSIMNGIVHISRSLGITATVTTRSSKTITIRGRQVQCQFTFDCNMYGSERLQNILSYCHSGHKTRPVPSTISRDPVYFTFLDIKKGINDVYGLTLEEDKNVLLENKTVVTMCTSQCKNEHFKIKPSKYLQHCIACPHKGIKYFYKNWSGTAKLCGRCWQRYKFSGYRCLNCNFVPEAREVKIAKAKGEGVGLTPEGVPVKGYFCRRCNGILKYDGVRGPKRTKEETSRKAKVTSVGNIQ, from the coding sequence ATGTTCGAAGACGGTACAAGAGTTATGATGGCGGATGGGAGATCAAAAGACATTTCCGAACTTCGTGCTAACGATTATTTAATGGCGGAGGACGGGGCGCCAGTAAAAGTGACCGGTGTCATAAAAGACTCTCAGAGTACATATGAAATTGTTCACAAGACTAAACATAGAGCGTTCGAAGGTGAAGCTGCAACAAATGATCCtttaagaaaaattatttatcaaagaTTAAGTTTCAATTGTACACTGACTCATGATCTGGTTTTAAGAACTCCTGCCAAGCCAATGATCGAGAATGACTttactaaaaatatttacagaGTTCGTTATAGGACATTAGATAAGGTAAATACCGACGATGgtagaattattaatatacCAAAGCaacataaaaaatatttcaaaatgacTCCAGAAGGTAAAACTGACGCTGAAAATTTCAGAGATGAAATGGAAAGACAGTGCGGTGAATTCCTAAATTATAACCTTCAAGTCAGAGATCTAGACTTGATGATGCCACTACTACGTATCACAACATACCTCCGTTTTTCCCCATTAACATCTGGTAATGGTGTGTTATCTCAATTTCTAACTGGTACGAAACATCTAAACACCAAGGCCGTTCTACAGATGGCTTGGATGCTAGGTTTATGGATCGGTGATGGTACTACGAACGAGCCTCAAATAACAGTCGATAGTTTTGACACATCATTGATTGATGCATTAAATGAGAATAGTAAACCATGGGGTATATATCCAACATATAAAGATGAAGCTTTCGCTTCCAGATGTAAACATGTTTCTTTGCACTATGGCCAAGAAGCTGGTGAAAATAGAGTCTATAGAAACTTAAGAAAGAATAACCCATTTTGGAATGTAGTAACaagtttgaaatttaaaaggGACGGTGATGGTGGTAAGCAAATCCCTACTTTTATGTGGAGTGAAGATGAAGAGGTAAGGGAAGCATTTATGGCTGGATTAATTGATGCTGACGGGTATGTCTGCAAGTGGACTGAAAAGACAGGAAATCTCAAAGTTTCGATACAGACTATTTATCCTTCGATAATGAATGGTATTGTCCACATCAGTAGATCACTAGGAATTACAGCTACTGTGACTACACGCTCTTCAAAGACTATTACTATTCGTGGTCGCCAAGTTCAATGTCAATTTACATTTGATTGTAATATGTACGGCAGTGAAagattacaaaatattctATCATACTGTCACAGTGGACATAAGACTAGACCAGTGCCCTCTACAATAAGTAGAGATCCTGTATACTTTACTTTCCTCGACATCAAGAAAGGTATAAATGACGTCTACGGTCTAACTTTAGAAGAGGACAAAAATGTTCtgttagaaaataaaactgtTGTAACGATGTGCACTTCACAATGTAAGAATGAACATTTCAAGATAAAGCCTTCAAAGTATTTACAACATTGTATTGCTTGTCCCCATAAAGGCATTAAATACTTCTACAAAAATTGGTCAGGAACTGCAAAATTATGCGGGCGTTGTTGGCAACGTTACAAATTCAGCGGATACAGGTGCCTTAATTGTAACTTTGTTCCGGAAGCAAGAGAAGTAAAAATTGCCAAAGCTAAAGGTGAAGGTGTCGGTTTGACCCCAGAGGGTGTGCCAGTCAAAGGTTACTTTTGCCGAAGATGTAATGGTATACTCAAATATGACGGTGTCCGTGGACCTAAGAGAACTAAAGAGGAAACATCTAGGAAAGCCAAGGTCACCAGTGTTGGTAATATCCAATAA